DNA from Oscillatoria salina IIICB1:
GCGGATTAATTAATTCTGTCGGTTCATATACTTGATTTTCTAACTCCTTTAATTTAGCTTCGAGATTAATAATTATTTGACGCAGTTTACCTAACTCAGCACTGTCTGTCGTTAGCACTTCCCCTCGCTCGACAATTCCAGGAGTTATCTTTTTTTGTTCTTTGTTTTCTACGTTCGCTCCTACCGAAATATTATTTTTTTCTTCTCTTACTACTCGCTGATTTTCTAACTCGCTCGCTCCAGCTGTTTTTTCCCACTCTAACTCGATAAACTTTCGCTTCTCAGGTTCGGTTTTACTTTCTACTTCGGCTAGTTTTTGGCGCTCTTTTTGGGCTATTTCTGACTCAAATTTAGTCGCTGGCAAACTTCTGCGCTCGGTCTTGCTTTTTTGTTCAATTTGTGCTAAAGTATTACTGTTAACTTCGGTCTCCACAGAACTACCTACAGCTTTACCCGACTCTGAATCAAAGAGCAAATTTTCTAAACTCGACCAAAGAAAATCGAGTTCCGCAGAATTATTTGACAAATCTGTTACTTCGTTACCAGTTTCCTGGGATTCATTTTTCTCAGATTTTGAGTCAATTTCGTCAGCAACTAGCTCTCTTTCGGGGAAAGAAAAAAGTGGCGATCGCGGATTATCTTCCTGGGAATTTCTCCCTACCCAATCCCCTTTTTCTTGCTCAACATTTACCCTTGACTGTTTTAACTTTTTCTTTTCTAAACTCGATTTAAATCCTGAATTATCCTCAGCCAAAATAACTTGAGAATCTGGCGTTAAGTTAGCATCTAAAATACCTAATTCCCACAACAATTTGAGCAAATTTTCTAATTGTTCTCGGTTATTATTATTGCTAGATTCATCAGGCAAAATTGATTTTTCTCGATCGCTATTAGAAGATAATCTTGAACTTTTCATAAGCTGCTATCGGTTACTTTTTCAATGCACCTTTTTCCTCTTATATTATTTTCAACATATCCTTACCTTATTCTTGGATTTTAGTATCCCGCTCGATCGAATGTTTCTTTTCTTCATTTTTGCCATCATCAGGTAACAAAAACTCTGCCTTCATTTTACTATCTGCTGCTTCTTTCAAATCGGGAACAAAATCCGAACCTTTAACTTTGATACAAAGTTCAAATAAAACTTCAGCAAGATCGTCCCGAGAAATTTTAGTTTCTTTCAGGTTAGCAAACCGCTTTTGCAGTTCTTCCAAGACCAAAATTTGTAAATTGTTTACCTCTTGATTTAACTTTTCTCTGGATTGTTCTAATTCTGAACTCAAAGCATTAGTACGACTATTTAAATTACTATGAATAGTTTCCATGCGGTAAATGACTTTTTCTCGTTCTTCGTCAGTTTGTTGACGAATTTTAGTCATTTCTTCGTGACTAGTCAAACTGAGATATTTAAGTTTTTTCTCCCAAGAATCTACAGCCGCATTTAAATCAGCCGAGAAAGAATCTTGAATTTGCTGAAATTCTTCGCGCATCTCTTGCTTAAGTTCAGCTAACTCTATTTCAACTTTTTGAAAGCGTTGCTCAAATTGGCGCGTTTTGTCACCAAACAAAAGGTCGCGAATTTGCTCAATATTACCGAGTCTTTCCCGCATTTCATCTTTACTAAGATCGGACATGATTACTTTTTACCTGCCTGTGAAATTGTTTAGTCTGAATATACAATAATTATGGTTTATACTTTAACATAAGAGTTGCTGCTTGGGTGCATGATTGGCATCAAAAAGCAACTCTTGTTTGACTGTCTACTCCTACCAATAGTCTAGAATATCGAAATTAATTGTCAAAAGGAAAGATGTTGGTAAAATTTATTACAAGCAGATAGTGCGAGGGGGAAACGCCAGTAAAAACCAAGAACAGCTAAAATAATAATTCAGCGCGATCGCTCGAGTTAGTTGTGAATATCTGGTGAAAATAAGGATTCGACATTTGAATTTTATGATTTTTTGGCAAAGGCTACGCCGATCTTGTGGTACTATAGTTTTTAATCAGGCGATCGGGGGACATCTCTGGAAGCGTGTAGTTTCAGTTTCCTTAGTAACTCTGTTCAGTTTGTTTGCTTGTCTGGTGTTAAATACATCACCAGCCCTAGCAGGTATCGATGACGATCGCTTCGATGGTAATATTTTCGCACTTTATGGGGGCAATGGTTCTCTGATTCCGCCGCGAATATCTTTGGCTGAGTCGATGAAGTACGAAAAGCCTGCGCTGCTGGTATTTTATGTGGATGATAGCAGCGATTGTAAGCAGTTTGCGGTGGTGGTTAATCGGTTACAATCTTTTTACGGTCGCGCGGCTAGTTTTATTCCGATTGATGTTGATTCGATTCCGATTAAATCTAGTTATAGTCCCGACGAACCGGGCTATTATTATAAAGGTGTAGTCCCGGAAACAATTTTGATTGATGAGTCGGGTAAGGTTGTTTATGACGGGAAGGGACAAGTTAAATTTGAGGATGTAGATGATGTGTTTCGCGAGGTGTTTAATTTGTTACCTCGTTCGGAATCAGTGGAACTCAAGTTACGTTCTTTTAATGAGTTTAACTCGGAATTAGAAGAATAATCTTCGCTTTTTAGAGACGTTGGCTGCAACGTCTCTACATTTACCAAAAAAAATGGGTTTAAAGCCTCGCTGTTCTACGGCGACTTTGATTGAAAAGAAACTAGAAAGTTAGTACAATAGTTGATCGCGAGTAAAACGAAAATCTACGTGATTCTTCGCTCTAGTAGGTCGAAATCCCGGTAAGTAAGAAACAACGGTTAGATTGGCTCTAACGGCAGTATGACTAAACCACTGCAAGCTTTCTTCAGAGCGAGGAGCGTACTAAACTAGCTGAGTGATGGATGTTTGAAAGCATAAAACTCAAAAAAGTAAGCGCAATATATGCGGCTATATGTCAACATATTGAGCGTCTAGAGGCAACTTGACTGTGCCGGCAAGAGGAAAGAGAACTACTTGTGAATCCCCTCCCTTTAGCAACGCGGAGGGAGGGGAGTAGTCAAATCGATCGCCGATCGCGTTTTACCTAAGTTAATTAAATCTTAACCCGATCCGTAAACAAACGGTTAGACAAATTCGGTTTTCCTTCGTGGGCTATGTTTAGTTCTGGGGTGCGATCGCGTTATACACTGAGGAGTAGTCTTCTTCCTGCAAACCCATTTGCATCGCTTTGGTCACGATTTGCTGCACGCCTTCCAAACCAGTAATATCTAAATTGTCTAGTTGTGCTTGTTCGAGAAACAAATTTATGTCTTTCAGTAGATGTTTTGTGGGAAAATTAGGGTCAGCGAAATTCCGTGCTTCCATACGACTCAATTTCTTATCAAACGTCGGCGCATATAAAGCACTCGATCGCAATATTTGCATAAATTGCTCAACGTCCACCTCTTCCCTTTGAATTAAACCCAAACTTAGTGCAAAACCAGTAGTTAAAGCCGCAATTAATTGATTCAAAGCCAACTTCAGCGCCGCAGCCTTACCCACACTTCCAATTAACATTGGTTCCTCGCCAAAATGCTGTAACAATTGCAACCATTGCTGATATTGTGACTCAGATGCACCCACCATCACCAATAACTCACCGCTTTTAACTTGGGGAATACTACCCAAAACTGGCGCTTCCAGATAATTACCACCAGCCGCAACTACTTTAGCTTGAATATCTCTGCTTTGGGCAGGTGCGATCGTACCCATTTGAATTATCGTGCGATCGCGCAAACTTGTCACCGTCTCTTCAGAAAAAATAACTTGCGCGATCGCCTCCGCATCAGCCAACATTAAAATAGTACAATCAGATCCTTTAATAGCCTCCCGTGGAGTATCCGCAACCTCAGCCCCAGCCTTTTGCAAAGATGTCAACTTCGATTTAGTGCGATTATAAGCCATTACCGCCAGATTTTGCGCCAACAACCTTTCCACCATCGCCTCACCCATCAAACCCGTACCAATAACACCAACCTTCATCAAAAATCTTCCTTAAACGCGAATATTTCACCTCCACCTTACCGTCAACACCCCTTCCATATAACAAATAATCTAGCCCGCGAAGGGGGACCTAGTTCGTGTAGCCGCCCGTTTACGGGTTCGGCTATGATTGGTTTGTTTTTGCTAACTTCTCCTCACCAGACTTCCCTTGCAGAGACACCACCCTTCTCCCACTTGCAGCCTGCTTCCTCACCAAATCAGCAAAAATTGCATCCAAATCGTAATTAAAAGACTTCGCGTGTTCCTCACGAATGCGATGAATTTCTGCTAAAATCTCATCTTTACACATAATTTTCTCCTAATAATTCCAGAGGCGTACAAATTATTGGTAACGTATAGCCAAAATCCCCACAAATCTCAGCCAGCTTTTTCTGAATCTGAGCATTAGCAATATGCTTACAGTTCCAAGTTAGCAGATAATTTAACTCATGAACCGTTGCGGCGGCAATCTGAATCGCATCATTAGCAGCTTTTGCAGGAAGATTACTTCTTTGGAGAAACTCTCTTGTTAACTCTTTTACCACTTGATTAAGTTCGATTAACTCAATTCCGTCAAGCATCTCCAGACGTTTAGCCGCAATTTCCGCATCTCCACGGGCTACCTCATCCAAAACCACTTGAGAAATATAGAGAGTAAAATCATGGCGATGAAATTCCCACCAATCTCTTGTCAATTCTATATGTGCAGCCACGATTAAATTGCGCGTCGATCTGGCGGTAAGATATCCCAGGATACTCGTTTCGATGTAGACAGTTTCACTCATAGCTTGCAAGCTCTTAGTTTCTCTATCGTAACCCGAATCACGAGCCAAAATTATGCTTGAAATCAAACAAATTAGCCCGCGAAGGGGGACCTAGTCCGTGTAGCCGCCCGTTTACGGGTTCGGCTACCTGAGAGAAATTAACCTAACCCCCCAACCCCCTTCCCTCCGAGGGAAGGGGGAGTAATCATTAGTTTCGAGAATCTAAACAGTAGCAATTCTTCTCCCCTCTCCTGGTAGGAGAGGGGTTGGGGGAGAGGTTATTCCCCCAATTGCTAAAATCAAACCAGAAACAACTACACCCACCCAAAAATGCTGCAAAAAATCTGGCGGTGGCTGAAAAACCTCATCCAGCGACTTCTCTCACCCACCCCACCACCACCACCTACCCCACCTCCCCAGCCACCCCGCAAAACTGACACCGAATACGAAAACATCCTTATGGAGTTACTCGACGGTGTAGACGCTGGCTGGAGTCGCGGCAAGATCAAAGGCTTTTTAATCGGGAAAAACACCACTGATAAGAAACTAGCTGCATGGTTGCGTGATTTTGGACAACGATGGGAGTCAACCGAACAACATCGAGAATTAGGGCGACGATTGCGTAAACTGGGTAGAGAAATTGAAGGGGAATTAGGACAAGTAGCCACAGCCATTGCTACGCGACTGCAACCCGTTTCACCACCACCAGATGTGACTTTCAGCGAAGCGACAGATGCTAATCTACCTCCAGTGTCAAGAAGCCCAGAAGCAGCAGCGTTATATAATCGAGGTGGAGAGAAATATTATGCAGGAGATTTGTTAGGTGCGATCGCCGATTTTACCCAAGCCATAACCCTCAATCCTAACGACTACCAAGCATATACTAATCGAGGCAGTGTCTATGCTGAATTAGGACGCTACACAGAGGCTATTGATGATTATACCCAAGCCATAACTCTCAATCCTAACTACTACCAAGCATATTACAATCGTGGCTTTGTCTATAATGCTTTAGGACGCTATGAAGAGGCGATCGTCGATTATACCCAAGCCATAACCCTCAATCCTAACTTCTACGACGCATATACTAATCGTGGCTTTGTCTATCATGAATTAGGACGCAACGAAGAGGCGATCGCCGATTTTACCCAAGCCCTAACCCTCAATCCTCACCACTACCAAGCATATACTAATCGTGGCGCTGTCTATGATGAATTAGGACGCAACGAAGAGGCGATCGCCGATTATACCCAAGTCATAACCCTCAATCCTAACTTCTACGACGCATATACTAATCGTGGCATTGTCTATAATGCTTTAGGACGCAACGAAAAGGCGATCGCCGATTACGATCAAGCTTTGTCTATCAAACCTGATTCTTGGCAAGCTTGGAAAAATCGCGGCTGGGCAATTTTCAACAGCAGAGGCTACCAAGCAGCGATTGAAAACTGGGATGAGGGGTTAACGAAACTCAATCCCGATAACCCAGAATACCAACTCGGTTGCGGTACACTGCATTATGACAAAGGCAAGGCATACTTTTACCAGGCGAAGCGAGAAGAACATCAATGGCGTATATTTTGCCGCGAGGCGATTAAAAGTTATAGAGAAGCCCTAGCTATCTTAGAAGATAACCCGAAACTGCGGGAAACCTATCTCGAAGTCTCACAAAAATTAGTCATTGCTTATCGCAGCGTCGGCGACGAGGAAAAAGCCAAACAAACCTGGGATACTGCTATTGTCATCTTAGAAAAATGGCTTCTAGAAATCCCCGATCGCCTAAATAAAGATCGCCTCACCCGCAAATTTGACCGCTTATACCAGTTAGAAGTCGATCGCCTCGCCCAGTCTACCAACCCCACCGAAAAAATCCAAGCCTTAGTCTTAGCCGAAGCCAGGAAAAATCTCTGTCTCACTTGGATGCAACCCACCCCAGAAAGCCCCCACTATCAGGAAATTTTACCACTTCTCACCAATCGAAGCGATTCTGGGAACCAAAACCGGGCGATAATCTACTGGCATCTCAGCCCCGTAACCATCACCACCTTCATCCTCAAACCAAACGCCGAATTAAAGACTTTCTCCACCCCAACAACCATCTTCGGCGACTCTCCCGACTTTGAAACCTGGATGAAAGACTGGAAACAAGACTACGAAAACAGCCGCAAGAAAACCGCAACCACTGACACCTGGAAAAATGATATCGACTCGCGACTCAACCAACTCGCGTCAATCCTCAACTTAGCAGCAATTCAAGCCGAAATAACCCACAGCCGCGAACTAATCTTAATTCCCCATCGCGACTTACATCTACTTCCCTTACATTACTTTTTCCAAGACACCCACAACACAATTACCTACCTCCCCAGCGCCAAAATCGGCTTATCCCTCGCTACCAAACCTGCGACACCCCTCACCCCTAACGCTAAGTTACTGAATATCGAACCAGAAACCAACGCAGGTTTACTCTTTGCGGAACTTGAAGCGGCGGTTATTACTCATTTTTACCAAAAAAATACCCATTTATACGCAAACGCCGACGCAAATAATGTTATCGCTGCGATGCAACAATCTGCGGCTATTTTCCACTTTACCGGACACGCGGAACACAATTTGCAGGCTGCTAATTACTCCGCTTTAGCTTTAGCCAACCAAACCCAACTCACCCAAAAACAAATTTTCGAGTTAGAATTACCTGCGTATGAATTAGTTTGTCTTTCTGCTTGCGAAACTGGCTTAACCGGAAAGTCAGAATTAATCAGCGAATTTGTCGGTTTAGCGAGTACCTTTCTCGCGAAGCAAACCAGCTTTGTTCTCAGTACATTATGGACTGTGAATGAAATCTCGACGGCGCTGATTATAATTGAATTTTACCGCCAATTGCGAACGGGAAAAACGCCCCCGGTTGCCCTGAAACAAGCCCAAAATTGGTTGCGTAGCGTCACTTATCGAGATTTAGCGAAATGGTATCGCGAATTAGCGGCGGATGTAGCAGCTACGAATGAAGATTGTCAAGAAGATTTAGAAGCAGATGCGGCAATTATTGAGCAGGATTCAGCTAAAATGGAAGCAAATCTTCCTCCTTATCGCAGTGCGTATTTTTGGGCTGGTTTCGTCCTGACAGGTAAGGTATTGTAGGGGCAATCCCCCCGTGGTTGCCCCCGGATTATTATTACCACAGGTAAGATACTGTAGGGGCAATCCCCCCGTGGTTGCCCCTAAATTATTATTACCCCCGTGGTTGCCCCTAAATTATTATTACCCCCGTGGTTGCCCCTAAATTATTATTACCCCCGTGGTTGCCCCTAAATTATTATTACCCCCGTGGTTGCCCCTAAATTATTATTACCCGGAGTGCGAGCGTCTCGCTCGCTGCGTTTATCAATAGATATGTAATAATTGTTATTACCTGATGAGCAACATTTATCATCGCCCGATGACTAAACATTATGAGGGGCAACCACAGGGGGATTGCCCCTACGTGGGTGAAAACAATTCAGGCAATAATTAACCTTTATTTTTGTGGAAAGATGAGACAATTTGATTTTTACAGATTACAAAATAAATAGGGGCAACCACAGGGGGATTGCCCCTACGTGGGTGAAAACAATTCAGGCAATAATTAACTTTTATTTTTGTGGAAAGATGAGACAATTTGATTTTTACAGATTACAAGATAAATAGGGGCAACCACAGGGGGATTGCCCCTACGTGGGTGAAAAGAATTTAGGTTTATTTTTGAGGCGTAAAAAATGAAACAATCAGATATTCATAGATTAAAAGCTTTTTTAGTCGCGTTGGTACAATTACCAGCAACTTTACCCGACGATTTACATCAAGAAATTAACGCTTTAGGAAATTATCGAGATCCGGAATTATTGATTAAACAAATCAAACTTTTAGTCAAACGTGCAGAAATTAATCAATTCTATGACAAAGCTTACCAGGAATTCAGATCGCACTATCATGCTCAACCAAAAGATAAAATTATGCGTCCCGCGAAAGGAAGTTTAGAAACGGCGCAAGAAAATGCAGAAGATGAAGAAACAAATGTTTCCCTTCCTGCGACAGTAGTGGTAGAATCAATTGATAAATTAAGCGATATTTTTCAAGGCGATGTTATAGAAAACTCGCGGAAATCTTACGAGCAATTTCAAGCAAATCCACCAGAAAATATAACGACTCCAGATTACTGTAATTGGGCTGAACATTTGTGCAAACTTTAATTGGCTATCCTCAACTTTTTCTCTTTGCTTATCAACTGCGAGAACCTAACACCAAAGAATACAAATCTTGGTTAGCGGAGTTGGAGGATTTACGTCAACGTTTGCAAATTCCCAGCGAGGCTAAATACCACCAAAATCGCGATTATTATTTCCAAACCTATCAACTAGAAGGTATTTACAATTACCTCGATTTTGGCGATACAGATAATCTTTTAGTCGGCTGTTCTTTTTTACACCAAAAACCTGCCGATGTCAACTGTTTGGAACAATTTAAAACCAAGCTCGATATTCAAGCAAATATTGGCAAAGTTTGGCTAATTTTAGGACATTTAGACTTTCCTAATAGCACCGCACCGGAAACATTAGCTCAAACCATTTATCAAACTTTTAATCCGACAAAAAACACGGTAGATTTGCAAACTGGTACATTAGCGAATATTCCTTTTTTTGCCGATCTTGAGTCAAATATTATAATTTTTCTTGCGCCAAATCAAGACATTTTAGATAAAATAACTAGCTTTTATTACGAACTACTTCGTCTCTTTTCCTATCAACAAAAAATCGCCTGGATCGAGCAACAAAGCCGGATAATTAAAGAAAAATCAGTAAGCGAAGGGTTCTTTCTTCATCCTGATGAAATTACTAAAGAAGTTAAAACAAATCCACAATTATTTTTAGATATAGCTCAATTACAAGAATTAAAAAAACATTTACTGGAAAATTTAGGTAAACTAACCAAATATACGATAGGAACAGAAGGTTTAGCCGTCCAATTACAAAGCTTGAAAACTAATCTTAACAGCTACGAAAAACGCTTACAAGTTATCCAAAAAAAAGCCAGCGAAATCGGTGAAACTGATTTAAAATTACTCGCAGACTTCCAAAATATTATTGCACCAAGATACCTGAATCAAATCGAACGCGACTATGCGAGTTTATCTCCCGGTTTAAAAGTACGGGAACAATATATCAATACTATCAGAGGATTGGTGGAAATTTCGCAAGCGGAGCGCGATCGCCGCAGCGAAACCCAAAACCGTCATTTCCAAAACAAAGTCGCTTACATCGGCGTTGGCTTGGGTACAGCCTCCGTTACAGCTTCCTCTGTGGCTAACTTCGCCGAAGAAATCAGAGAGTACCCGCCTTTCAACTCCCGCGCCATTGTACCACTTCCCGCACCCTGGCTCAACTTCAGCGTCGCTCTCACAATTAGCATTTTAGTCGGCTTAATTTCTGGGGGTTTGACATGGTTACTCTTACCCCGCGAAAAATAAACTAGCTCTCGTTCCTAGGCTCCGCCTAGGGACGCACCTCCAGAGGCTCTGCCTCGATAAAATGGGTGGAGGCAGGAGCCTCCGTAAGAGTTCCCCGGCGGAGCCAGGGAACCAGGGAAGGTGGAACCAGGGAAATAAATTAGCTCTCGTTCCTAGGCTCCGCCTAGGGACGCACCTCCAGAGGCTCTGCCTCGATAAAATGGGTGGAGGCAGGAGCCTCTGAAAGGGTTCCCCGGCGGAGCCAGGGAACCAGGGAAATAAATTAGCTCTCGTTCCTAGGCTCCGCCTAGGGACGCACCTCCAGAGGCTCTGCCTCGATAAAATGGTGGGAGGCGGAGCCTCCGTAAGAGTTCCCTGGCTCCGCCAGGGAACCAGGGAAGGTGGAAAAATAATCTTACACGGTTAGAGGTATATTTTATGGAAGAAATCCTAACTCTGAAAAATTTACTACTTAAGGGAGATATTAAAGGATCGCTAGCTATTGTTGAAGAACTCGAAGAAATGAGTAAAAACGATCTGATAAATAATATTCGTAGTCATGCTATCATACTCTTATTACATCTGATTAAACAACAAGCAGAAAATCGCTCTACTCGTTCTTGGGATGTTTCAATTCGCAATTCAGTGCGAGAAATTCAGCGCAAAAATAAGCGACGCAAAGCTGGAGGTTATTATTTAACTTCTGAAGAGTTACGAGAGACTTTAGCCGAGGCTTATTTGAATGCTATTGATGAAGCTTCTTTAGAGGTAGAAGGGGGGCGTTATCTTACTGAAGAATTAGCAAATTTGGTTAACAAAGAAGAAATTATTAATTCTGCTTTAAATTTGATTTCAACCAGTGAAGTTTAACTGGAGGCGGAGCCTCTGAAAGGGTTCCCCGGCGGAGCCAGGGAACGAGAATAAATTTATTCCCACTCGATAGTTCCAGGCGGTTTCGAGGTAATATCGTAAACGACACGATTAACGCCTTTCACTTCGTTAACAATGCGATTCGAGATTACCTCTAAAAGATCGTAAGGCGATCGCGACCAATCCGCAGTCATCCCATCTTCGCTGGAGACAAAACGTAGTACAATCGGATAAGCGTATGTACGGCGATCGCCCATAACTCCTACACTGCGAATTGGCAACAATACCGCAAATGCTTGCCAAAACTCATTATACAGTCCCCACTTACTAATCTCATCGCGAACGATGAAATCCGCATCCCGTAAGATATTCAGCTTCTCCGCCGTAACTTCACCGAGAATGCGAATTGCTAAACCGGGACCCGGAAAAGGATGACGTTGGATAATTTCTGCGGGTAAACCGATCGCTTTCCCAACTTTACGCACTTCGTCTTTAAATAGTTTACGCAAAGGCTCGACTAATTTAAAGCGTAAATTTTTCGGTAAACCACCGACATTGTGGTGACTCTTGATTTTCACCGCAACTCTTTCCCCAGTTTTGGGATCGACATTCGTATCGGCAGATTCGATCACATCAGGGTAAAGTGTACCTTGAGCGAGATAGTCAAAAGGTCCCAAACGTTGCGATTCTGATTCAAAAACGCTGATAAACTCATGTCCAATCCGACGACGCTTTTCTTCAGGATCGGTTACACCTTTCACTTGTTCGAGAAAGCGATCGCGTGCGTTAACATATTCTACCGGAATATGGAACTGCTCATTAAATATCTTCAACAATCGCTCAGGCTCACCTTTACGCATAAAGCCTTGGTCGATAAACATACAAGTTAGTTTGTCACCGATCGCGCGATGAAGCAAGAAAGCCAAAGTTGAAGAGTCAACACCACCAGAAAGCGCTAACAAAACTCGTTTATCGCCAATCTTTGCCTTAATTTCGCGAATCGACTCTTCGACAAAAGCTTCTGTGGTCCAAGTTGGCTCACAATCACAAATATGATAAACAAAATTACGAATTAAAGCGATCCCGCCGATAGAATGAACAACTTCCGGATGAAATTGGACACCATAGAGTTTCCGATCGTGATCCGCGATCGCCGCACAAGGTGTATTCTCAGTATGAGCCAAAATTTCAAATCCAGCAGGTAACTCCGTACAAGAGTCACCATGACTCATCCACATCGTCGCACCATCTTCCACATTTGTCAGCAAATCGGTAGGATCGTCAATAAACAGCGAAGCTTTCCCATATTCACCGCGTTTTGCTCTTTCTACACCACCACCTAACTGTTGCACCATCAACTGCATTCCGTAACAGACACCGAGAATAGGAATTCCCAGATGCCAAATTTCGCGATCGCATTTCGGTGCCAGGTCATCGTAAACTGAATTAGGACCCCCAGAAAGGATGATTCCTTTGGGATTAAGCTGACGCAACTGCTCTGCTGTCGTACGATAAGAAAGTACCTCAGAATATACTTGAGTTTCCCGAATTCTACGAGCAATCAATTCTGAATATTGAGAGCCAAAGTCAAGAATAACAATCATTTGCCGATTAAGGCTCTTAGTTATCGGCTTTGTTGGTAAAGCCTCAGCCTGGTTGGATAATTTTTCTGTCTGGGTAGTCACGGTTAAAATTGAATTTGCAAGGGGTTTGTGGAGCCTTTCAGCAACCAATTGTTTAGCGATACAACAAACATCTATTCGGTGGAGGAATAGATGCACAAAAGCTGTTTAATTTAGTCGCGCATTAATTTTTGTATATTCTTGCAATTTTAGCACAATTTGGCAAGCAAAGTAGTTACCTTTGAACTTTGGGCGATAATTTTTCTTTCTCGTCCAAAAAGAATTGCCCCAACCTCAACTTCACTTTCACAGTGCTTCTGGATATAATCTTGAGAGCGAGTAGCAATCTCTGTCGCCAACTTACCATAAACTTGTTCTACCCACGTACTCGCACTGTCAGTATCTATCTCCCGCAATAACTGCAACGCTGCTTCCGTAGTTGGACAAGCAAATATTTGCTGCAAAATAGAAGTTGGTAAACCACACTCAGCACAATAAGCAGTCAAAATTTCTAATCTCCCATCAGCAAGATGGTGATGCGTATGAAAAATTCCTCCCGCTAACTTAATCAGTTTACCGTGATAGCCAAACAGCAAAAGCGACTTTACTTGCGAAATTCCCGCCGCAACTAACATAGCACCAATCCAATTCGCCGTTTTCACCAAATATTTGGCGTCAATACCTAGCCTTTGCGCCAAGTTTAAACCATTTTCGCCCAAACAAAACACGAGAATCTCGCTATTTTCTGCCTTCTGCTGTAACTCTTCCCGATACAATTCTAACTGCTCCGGAGCGCTCAAAGGTTGCGAAATTCCCGTAGTCCCCAGCAGCGAAAGTCCCTCCAACACCCCAAAAGCCGCATTAGAAGTTCGTTGTGCCAAGCGGCGACCTTCAGGTAAAATAATTGTCACCTCAATTTT
Protein-coding regions in this window:
- the cbiD gene encoding cobalt-precorrin-5B (C(1))-methyltransferase CbiD, with protein sequence MTNEEIKENTPHSGYTLPVFACAAAVAALKCLRGEQQIDTVTIDLIQPPQTVNIPIQQVAPLNSRMALAVTRSDPGANLDLTRDTPIWALVETLQPTSLHPHQITIKGGEGIGRIVTAEGKAAIYSYAEKLLRANLAPYLKSEEKIEVTIILPEGRRLAQRTSNAAFGVLEGLSLLGTTGISQPLSAPEQLELYREELQQKAENSEILVFCLGENGLNLAQRLGIDAKYLVKTANWIGAMLVAAGISQVKSLLLFGYHGKLIKLAGGIFHTHHHLADGRLEILTAYCAECGLPTSILQQIFACPTTEAALQLLREIDTDSASTWVEQVYGKLATEIATRSQDYIQKHCESEVEVGAILFGRERKIIAQSSKVTTLLAKLC
- the guaA gene encoding glutamine-hydrolyzing GMP synthase; this encodes MTTQTEKLSNQAEALPTKPITKSLNRQMIVILDFGSQYSELIARRIRETQVYSEVLSYRTTAEQLRQLNPKGIILSGGPNSVYDDLAPKCDREIWHLGIPILGVCYGMQLMVQQLGGGVERAKRGEYGKASLFIDDPTDLLTNVEDGATMWMSHGDSCTELPAGFEILAHTENTPCAAIADHDRKLYGVQFHPEVVHSIGGIALIRNFVYHICDCEPTWTTEAFVEESIREIKAKIGDKRVLLALSGGVDSSTLAFLLHRAIGDKLTCMFIDQGFMRKGEPERLLKIFNEQFHIPVEYVNARDRFLEQVKGVTDPEEKRRRIGHEFISVFESESQRLGPFDYLAQGTLYPDVIESADTNVDPKTGERVAVKIKSHHNVGGLPKNLRFKLVEPLRKLFKDEVRKVGKAIGLPAEIIQRHPFPGPGLAIRILGEVTAEKLNILRDADFIVRDEISKWGLYNEFWQAFAVLLPIRSVGVMGDRRTYAYPIVLRFVSSEDGMTADWSRSPYDLLEVISNRIVNEVKGVNRVVYDITSKPPGTIEWE